A single window of bacterium DNA harbors:
- a CDS encoding alpha/beta hydrolase — translation MAVVCLNGLTPAAITFKPLQEVLANTPLVLHDLAVYSDKLGEDYGLETEFEALEQAIDAAGDDRAHLIGYSAGASVAIGYALSNPRRVRSIAAVEPPFIGNDSSWGNEYRAFLTRLDRALIELQGAERQRAFVRALITPWRTLPAPGEPPAWLAHRSHRQEYLWQSLRRTPGPYDNLDRLSCPIYVPVGDQTHPAFKEIAERLAAMCKARVEVYAELDHFTAAHQAQPVRFARALGTLWG, via the coding sequence ATGGCTGTCGTCTGTCTGAACGGGCTCACGCCGGCTGCGATCACATTCAAGCCGCTGCAGGAAGTCTTGGCGAACACGCCCCTGGTCCTTCACGACCTCGCGGTGTACTCGGACAAGCTGGGCGAAGACTACGGGCTGGAGACCGAATTTGAGGCATTGGAACAGGCGATCGACGCAGCGGGCGATGATCGTGCCCACCTCATCGGCTACTCCGCAGGCGCAAGTGTCGCCATCGGGTACGCACTCAGCAATCCCCGACGCGTTCGCTCCATTGCCGCTGTGGAACCACCGTTCATTGGAAACGATTCGTCCTGGGGCAACGAATATCGAGCATTCCTGACCCGACTCGACCGGGCGCTGATTGAGCTTCAGGGTGCTGAGCGCCAGCGCGCGTTTGTTCGTGCGCTCATAACTCCATGGCGCACTTTGCCGGCTCCAGGTGAGCCTCCTGCCTGGCTGGCGCACCGTTCCCATAGGCAGGAGTATTTATGGCAGAGCCTTCGCCGTACACCTGGCCCTTACGACAACCTCGATCGTCTCTCGTGCCCTATATATGTCCCGGTCGGTGATCAAACTCATCCCGCTTTCAAGGAAATCGCGGAGCGATTGGCGGCAATGTGCAAAGCCCGTGTCGAAGTCTACGCGGAACTGGATCATTTCACGGCAGCCCACCAGGCTCAGCCCGTCCGCTTTGCGCGTGCACTGGGGACGCTCTGGGGGTGA
- a CDS encoding ABC transporter substrate-binding protein — MSVRVGTLAIDDGAQVFYAKDRQFFSRTGIDVDIRPMPNGPEIAAAAAVGDIDVGFSNLFALAAAFTRGAQLRLIAPGQLFYAGEQSLAIIVRTDSPYRTGKDLDGKKIGVRVSNSLVGVGAKAWVDQHGGDSNTIQLVHLPGERHAEALEQGEVDAVSTSLTDVPVPKRGTKRIIGYPTDAIAPRFIGAGWYARADWIEAHRDVARRYAEAIVRAGQWANAHPTESGQILMKYTHLTPEGLGALGEHRVRYGEVLDPALIDPLIAVAARYNVIPKVFPARDLVATNLDP, encoded by the coding sequence ATGTCGGTGCGCGTCGGAACGCTCGCAATTGACGATGGCGCCCAGGTTTTCTATGCCAAGGATCGGCAGTTCTTCTCGCGGACCGGCATCGACGTGGACATCCGACCGATGCCGAACGGACCTGAGATCGCGGCGGCTGCGGCAGTCGGCGACATCGACGTCGGATTTTCGAATCTGTTCGCGCTTGCCGCGGCCTTCACGCGCGGCGCCCAACTGCGGCTCATCGCTCCAGGTCAGTTGTTTTATGCGGGGGAGCAATCGCTCGCGATAATCGTGCGGACGGATTCTCCGTACCGAACCGGGAAGGATCTCGACGGCAAGAAGATCGGTGTGAGAGTATCCAATAGCCTTGTCGGCGTCGGTGCCAAGGCTTGGGTCGATCAACACGGCGGCGATTCGAATACGATCCAGCTCGTGCATCTCCCGGGAGAGCGACATGCGGAGGCGCTCGAGCAGGGAGAGGTGGATGCCGTCAGCACGTCGCTCACCGACGTCCCGGTGCCGAAGAGGGGGACGAAGCGGATCATCGGTTACCCGACCGACGCGATCGCACCTCGTTTCATCGGTGCCGGATGGTACGCAAGGGCCGATTGGATCGAGGCACATCGCGACGTCGCTCGCCGGTACGCAGAGGCCATCGTGCGGGCGGGCCAATGGGCAAATGCGCATCCAACCGAGTCCGGCCAAATCCTGATGAAGTACACGCACCTGACGCCGGAAGGATTGGGGGCCCTCGGGGAACATCGTGTACGGTATGGCGAGGTGCTTGATCCCGCACTGATCGATCCCCTGATCGCCGTCGCTGCCCGTTACAATGTCATCCCAAAGGTATTTCCGGCGCGGGACCTCGTCGCTACCAACCTCGACCCTTAG
- a CDS encoding ABC transporter substrate-binding protein produces MRGRIPPIAVAIAAVLFAAVTAPAAPEPAALRFAVVGGSPSFTAIWLGVDNGIFEKYGVRVTPQKMTGSVALEALLSGDVDIAADGQTMVQADPTGANLAFVGALQNEFSGFIVYAQPNVHSFHALKGQVVAGTTPAATATFAMSNALRKAGLNPATDVKWIYLGTPAGQLASLERGLIAAAALTWPSNFDAEKAGLSKLADLKAWHLPAAATNLAVKREWAAKNQQTLVAFLKGLIEATALAKSDKAAAGKVIAKYLQLADKTLVDAAYARFADVWPNPPYITKEAVAEAIRDVPSPEAKRHTPADFIDNAALDAIVSSGFANQFMKK; encoded by the coding sequence GTGCGAGGACGAATCCCACCCATCGCCGTAGCGATCGCTGCGGTGCTCTTCGCCGCCGTGACCGCCCCCGCCGCGCCTGAGCCGGCAGCGCTCCGATTCGCCGTCGTGGGGGGGAGCCCCAGTTTCACCGCGATCTGGCTGGGGGTCGACAACGGGATCTTCGAAAAGTACGGCGTGCGGGTCACCCCCCAGAAGATGACCGGATCCGTGGCCCTCGAAGCGCTGTTGAGCGGGGACGTCGACATCGCGGCGGACGGCCAAACGATGGTCCAGGCCGATCCGACAGGCGCGAACCTGGCCTTTGTGGGAGCGTTGCAGAACGAGTTTTCGGGGTTCATCGTCTATGCGCAGCCCAACGTGCACTCCTTTCACGCCCTGAAAGGCCAGGTGGTCGCGGGGACGACGCCCGCGGCCACCGCGACGTTCGCGATGAGCAATGCGCTCAGGAAGGCCGGCCTCAACCCCGCGACGGATGTGAAGTGGATCTACCTCGGTACCCCCGCCGGCCAGCTCGCCTCACTGGAGAGGGGCCTGATCGCCGCCGCGGCGCTGACCTGGCCGTCCAACTTCGACGCGGAGAAAGCGGGCCTCAGCAAGCTCGCGGACCTCAAAGCGTGGCACCTTCCCGCCGCCGCTACGAACCTGGCGGTCAAACGCGAGTGGGCCGCCAAGAATCAGCAGACCCTCGTGGCGTTCCTCAAGGGGCTGATCGAAGCGACCGCCCTCGCCAAGTCCGACAAAGCCGCGGCCGGAAAAGTGATCGCGAAGTATCTGCAGCTCGCCGACAAGACGTTGGTGGACGCCGCCTACGCGCGGTTCGCCGACGTGTGGCCAAACCCCCCGTACATCACCAAGGAGGCGGTCGCCGAAGCCATTCGCGATGTCCCGAGCCCCGAGGCCAAGAGACACACCCCGGCCGATTTCATCGACAACGCCGCCCTTGACGCGATCGTGAGCAGCGGCTTCGCGAATCAGTTCATGAAGAAGTAG
- a CDS encoding VOC family protein: MIYELNHFGIVIRDLEKSLTFYQDVLGAQVVLRNVIPSNQTDVVYLQISGGMIELLHRREPAAHEVFGITHIAFMTDDLDADYRALVDSGCEPLVKPKVAGTGVGRLGFLGDPNGARVELLQREVDFRTAPIAHRIIKSFDHYSVRANDLVAARDFYGRGLGMNPLKQMYVEQTHLTILYFNLNYDVVELLHRPTPDTGDIFGHIALRVDNVDSALEGFAALGVAAEPGTPKPAGTGIGRIGIIRDPDGVKIELVDRPDLRDL; encoded by the coding sequence ATGATCTATGAACTCAACCATTTCGGCATCGTCATTCGAGATTTGGAGAAGTCCCTCACCTTCTACCAGGATGTGCTCGGGGCACAGGTGGTTCTGCGGAACGTCATCCCTTCCAACCAAACCGATGTCGTCTACCTGCAGATATCCGGGGGAATGATCGAGCTGCTGCATCGTCGCGAGCCGGCGGCCCACGAGGTCTTTGGGATCACCCACATCGCGTTCATGACCGACGACCTCGACGCCGACTACCGCGCGCTGGTCGACTCCGGATGCGAGCCGCTGGTCAAGCCCAAGGTCGCCGGCACGGGGGTCGGGCGCCTCGGCTTCCTGGGGGACCCGAATGGCGCCCGCGTTGAGCTCCTCCAGCGCGAGGTCGACTTTCGGACGGCACCCATCGCGCACCGGATCATCAAATCGTTCGACCACTACTCGGTACGCGCAAACGATCTCGTCGCGGCACGGGACTTCTACGGCCGCGGGCTGGGCATGAATCCGCTCAAGCAGATGTATGTCGAGCAGACGCACCTCACCATCCTGTACTTCAACCTCAACTATGACGTGGTGGAGTTGTTGCACCGACCGACACCTGACACCGGCGACATCTTTGGCCACATCGCTCTCAGGGTCGACAATGTGGACAGCGCCCTCGAAGGCTTTGCAGCTCTGGGGGTCGCCGCCGAGCCGGGGACCCCCAAGCCCGCCGGCACCGGGATCGGCCGCATCGGCATCATTCGTGATCCCGATGGCGTCAAGATTGAGCTGGTCGACCGCCCCGATCTCCGCGACCTCTAA
- a CDS encoding SDR family oxidoreductase, which yields MVQVSERVAIVTGGSRGIGFATVGVLAARRMRVAAVARDRERLDAALDTLDAHLRDRVVGVAADVSRDQDVAAAVAEVMERYGRIDVLVNCAGVSMNARRRLVDTTPEEWNRIITTNLTGTYLMCRAVLPHLQAAGGGYILNVLSTAAFRSTAGVSLYAASKFGARALTDALIDEYRNSGIRITSVSPGPVNTSIWDHKLTPPSREERALMLQPSDIAEIFAWLLDRPSRLHIPDITVTPWTGAG from the coding sequence ATGGTGCAGGTGTCGGAGCGGGTCGCGATCGTGACCGGTGGCAGCCGGGGTATCGGGTTCGCGACCGTAGGCGTCCTTGCCGCTCGGCGGATGAGGGTGGCGGCCGTCGCCCGCGACCGGGAGCGACTCGATGCCGCCCTCGACACCCTCGACGCCCACCTGCGCGACCGGGTCGTGGGGGTCGCGGCAGATGTGAGCCGGGATCAAGATGTCGCGGCCGCGGTTGCCGAGGTCATGGAACGATACGGCCGTATCGATGTGCTGGTCAACTGCGCGGGCGTCAGCATGAACGCACGCCGGCGGCTGGTGGACACGACCCCCGAAGAGTGGAACCGGATCATCACCACGAACCTGACCGGCACGTACCTGATGTGCCGGGCGGTGTTGCCGCATCTCCAGGCGGCCGGGGGTGGGTACATCCTCAATGTCCTGTCAACCGCCGCGTTCAGGAGCACGGCGGGCGTGAGCCTCTACGCGGCCTCCAAGTTTGGGGCCAGAGCGCTGACCGACGCCCTCATCGACGAGTACCGCAACTCCGGCATTCGCATCACATCGGTGAGCCCCGGCCCGGTCAATACGAGCATCTGGGATCACAAGCTCACGCCTCCATCGCGGGAAGAGCGAGCGCTGATGTTGCAGCCATCCGACATCGCGGAGATCTTCGCCTGGCTGCTGGATCGTCCGAGCCGGCTCCACATCCCCGACATCACGGTGACGCCGTGGACCGGCGCCGGCTGA
- a CDS encoding carbohydrate ABC transporter permease, whose amino-acid sequence MTQPERGQTATWPLATRRQTGRVGQYALVYASGLLFVFFSIMPLIWGVSTALKTMNDQYSFPPKWIPDPVTFEHFISVLHNHAIIRGFFNTLIVSTSTTAIALAVGVLGGYGFSRFRFPGRNTLLWSVLFTQLFPRVVVIVPFFIILRNLHLMNTLPGLVLVYLMVVFPVSIWLVKGFFDRIPVEIEEAAVVDGCTIPRLLWQIVLPMSKPALVAAAMYSFVLAWNEFLFALVFTQGLDRRPLSVALAFFIDENGIRWGELMAASLMMSIPAVIVFTLSQRVLVRGLSEGALKG is encoded by the coding sequence ATGACGCAGCCCGAGCGCGGCCAGACGGCGACCTGGCCGCTCGCCACCAGGAGACAGACCGGCCGCGTCGGGCAGTACGCGTTGGTCTATGCGTCTGGGCTCCTCTTCGTCTTCTTCAGCATCATGCCGCTGATCTGGGGCGTGAGCACCGCGCTCAAGACGATGAACGATCAGTACTCGTTCCCGCCGAAGTGGATTCCCGATCCGGTCACCTTCGAACACTTCATCTCGGTCCTCCACAACCACGCGATCATTCGCGGATTCTTCAATACGTTGATCGTGTCGACCTCAACCACCGCGATCGCCCTGGCGGTTGGGGTGCTCGGCGGATACGGGTTCTCCCGCTTCCGTTTCCCGGGTCGCAACACCCTGCTCTGGTCGGTGCTCTTCACCCAGCTGTTTCCCCGCGTGGTCGTAATCGTCCCGTTCTTCATCATCCTCCGCAATCTCCACCTGATGAATACCCTGCCGGGGCTGGTCCTGGTGTATCTGATGGTGGTCTTCCCGGTATCCATCTGGTTGGTCAAGGGCTTCTTCGACAGGATCCCCGTTGAGATCGAAGAGGCGGCGGTGGTCGACGGGTGCACGATCCCGCGTCTGCTTTGGCAGATCGTGCTGCCCATGTCGAAGCCCGCGTTGGTGGCGGCCGCCATGTACTCGTTCGTGCTCGCCTGGAACGAGTTCCTGTTCGCGCTCGTCTTCACACAGGGCTTGGATCGGCGGCCGCTGTCCGTCGCGCTGGCCTTCTTCATCGATGAGAACGGCATCCGCTGGGGGGAGCTCATGGCGGCGTCGCTCATGATGAGCATCCCCGCGGTCATCGTCTTCACGCTCTCGCAGAGGGTGCTCGTCCGGGGGCTCAGCGAGGGAGCGCTCAAGGGGTGA
- a CDS encoding sugar ABC transporter permease, with translation MTARRRVALQKWGPGYVLVLPAVVLIAVMMVNPTLETLWFSVSTVRLPTFETTFVGLGNFINILGNPATGRLLQRTIWWVVGTVVLRFILGFLAALVFNAKVRGTTWMRVLVVLPWTIPSVVAANLWRWILQSDTGILDQTLRAWGLAGAAHNWLGDPGTALPAVMVAYSWAGFPFIMLLILAGLQGVPGEHYEAAEVDGANWWQLFRFITVPAVKGVLVIALVLETVSAINSFDTLTVMTGGGPANSTQTWSLAIYRAGFADFNLGGASALSVLLFLGALALLAIYTAANSGGQIKQAPR, from the coding sequence TTGACAGCGAGGCGCCGCGTCGCGCTGCAGAAATGGGGGCCCGGGTACGTTCTGGTGCTGCCCGCCGTGGTGCTCATCGCCGTCATGATGGTCAATCCGACGCTCGAGACCCTATGGTTCAGTGTCTCGACGGTGCGGCTGCCGACCTTCGAGACGACGTTCGTCGGCCTGGGCAACTTTATCAACATCCTCGGTAACCCTGCGACCGGCAGGCTCCTGCAGCGCACCATCTGGTGGGTGGTTGGCACGGTCGTCCTGCGCTTCATCCTCGGGTTTCTGGCCGCCCTCGTGTTCAATGCCAAGGTCCGGGGCACGACCTGGATGCGCGTGTTGGTCGTCCTGCCCTGGACGATTCCGTCGGTGGTGGCCGCCAACCTCTGGCGCTGGATCCTGCAGAGCGACACCGGTATTCTCGACCAAACCCTCAGGGCGTGGGGCCTGGCCGGCGCGGCCCACAACTGGCTCGGCGATCCGGGCACGGCGCTTCCGGCCGTGATGGTCGCGTACTCCTGGGCGGGTTTCCCCTTCATCATGCTGCTGATCCTCGCCGGCCTGCAGGGCGTGCCCGGGGAGCACTATGAAGCGGCCGAGGTCGATGGGGCCAACTGGTGGCAGCTCTTCCGTTTCATCACGGTGCCGGCGGTCAAGGGCGTTCTCGTCATCGCCCTGGTCCTGGAGACGGTCAGTGCCATCAACTCCTTTGACACCCTGACCGTGATGACCGGCGGTGGCCCCGCGAACTCAACGCAGACCTGGAGCCTGGCGATCTACAGGGCCGGATTCGCCGATTTCAACCTGGGCGGGGCCTCCGCCCTGAGCGTGCTCCTGTTTCTTGGCGCGCTGGCCCTGCTGGCGATCTACACCGCCGCCAACTCGGGCGGCCAGATCAAGCAGGCGCCGCGATGA
- a CDS encoding sugar phosphate isomerase/epimerase family protein produces the protein MIKLGFSTLGCPGYDIDQVIALAKNNNFSGVEIRFMRGEVDLPKLDEFSPRTIGETRRRFDDSGIQVVCIDTSVRMNSLDEGERRKQLESSRVLCGIAEGLGAPYLRVFGGPIPGNQDRDATVDAIAKGLSKVADELSARGVTALLETHDQFSTSESIRDLFSRGATGNLGILWDTLHTYRHGESGAYTWAQLGQRVKLVHVKDSTRSSAEGFDLVLTGEGTAPIPSFLEVLKTANYNGYVDFEWEKAWHPEIEEPEVAIPHFARYMSGRI, from the coding sequence GTGATCAAACTCGGATTCAGCACCCTGGGGTGTCCCGGCTACGACATCGACCAGGTCATTGCACTCGCCAAGAACAACAATTTCTCCGGTGTGGAGATTCGGTTCATGCGCGGCGAGGTGGACCTGCCGAAGCTGGACGAGTTCTCGCCCAGAACGATCGGCGAGACCCGGCGGCGCTTCGACGACAGCGGCATTCAGGTCGTCTGCATCGACACCAGCGTCCGAATGAACTCACTCGATGAGGGCGAACGCCGGAAACAGCTGGAGTCGTCGAGGGTCCTGTGCGGGATCGCCGAAGGGCTGGGGGCTCCCTACCTCCGAGTCTTCGGGGGCCCGATCCCGGGGAACCAGGACCGGGACGCCACCGTCGACGCGATCGCCAAGGGACTCAGCAAGGTGGCGGACGAACTCAGCGCGCGCGGCGTGACAGCCCTGCTCGAGACCCACGATCAGTTCTCGACGTCTGAGAGCATCCGCGATCTGTTCTCTCGCGGGGCGACCGGGAACCTCGGGATCCTCTGGGACACGCTGCATACGTACCGGCACGGAGAGTCGGGCGCTTACACGTGGGCACAGCTTGGTCAACGCGTCAAGCTCGTCCATGTGAAGGACTCGACCCGATCATCCGCGGAGGGCTTCGATCTCGTCCTGACGGGTGAAGGAACGGCACCCATTCCTTCATTCCTCGAGGTGCTCAAGACGGCGAACTACAACGGCTACGTGGACTTCGAGTGGGAGAAGGCGTGGCACCCGGAGATCGAGGAGCCGGAAGTGGCCATTCCGCACTTCGCCCGGTACATGTCGGGGAGGATTTGA
- a CDS encoding sugar ABC transporter substrate-binding protein has protein sequence MRTRSALRTAVLLALAGMLTVSVSAFAAKANDTVTVWVGSWWQSQVPLVMETWTKEYPEITLKMEPLPINGYLDKFIASALGGTPPDVIDLDATWVSTVAAKGLLQQLVGYTNGLDVKDYAPSIWAASHYKGLLYALPNRASSTVFYYNKAVFDKAGVAYPTDGWTYNDMLQIARKVTIAGQYGVGVAADISDPSNVMDLLAASIWAHGGDFLSKDNTKATINSPKSVEGLAFWSDLYTKYHVAPQGTPNFSTTRDLVPLFEANKLGMVTGSSNIIDELSKHRELRWGMVLSPDKVNRSGGWTMGVPVGARNAGAARTFLLWLAKPVNMGKLMNRTPARLSVYNAPPWNDPKYAIFTKALQDARSLPGIANWAGIQTVIITEAQRILVGQLTPQQAADSMAKQIDAIQAHTP, from the coding sequence ATGCGGACCAGATCGGCTCTGCGTACCGCCGTCCTGCTCGCCCTGGCTGGGATGCTCACAGTGAGCGTGTCGGCGTTCGCCGCCAAGGCCAACGATACGGTGACCGTGTGGGTCGGCAGCTGGTGGCAGAGTCAGGTCCCGCTCGTCATGGAGACGTGGACAAAAGAGTACCCGGAGATCACCCTCAAGATGGAGCCGCTCCCGATCAACGGGTACCTCGACAAGTTCATCGCATCCGCGCTTGGAGGGACCCCACCGGATGTGATCGACCTCGACGCGACCTGGGTCTCCACAGTCGCCGCCAAGGGTCTCCTGCAGCAGCTCGTCGGCTACACGAACGGTCTGGACGTCAAGGATTACGCACCGTCGATCTGGGCCGCCAGCCATTACAAAGGCCTGCTGTACGCCCTTCCGAATCGAGCCTCATCCACGGTCTTCTACTACAACAAGGCGGTCTTCGACAAGGCGGGGGTCGCCTATCCAACCGACGGTTGGACCTACAACGACATGCTGCAGATCGCACGGAAGGTCACGATTGCGGGGCAGTACGGTGTCGGTGTCGCCGCGGACATCAGCGACCCGTCCAATGTCATGGATCTCTTGGCCGCCAGCATCTGGGCGCACGGCGGGGATTTCCTCAGCAAGGACAACACTAAGGCGACGATCAACTCCCCCAAGAGCGTCGAGGGCCTGGCCTTTTGGTCCGACCTCTACACCAAATACCACGTCGCCCCGCAGGGGACCCCGAATTTCTCGACGACCCGCGACCTCGTTCCCCTGTTTGAGGCCAACAAGCTCGGGATGGTCACGGGGTCCTCGAACATTATCGACGAGCTCTCGAAGCACCGGGAATTACGGTGGGGCATGGTGCTCTCGCCGGATAAAGTCAACAGGTCCGGAGGCTGGACCATGGGCGTGCCGGTCGGTGCCAGGAACGCGGGCGCCGCTCGGACATTCCTCCTGTGGCTCGCCAAGCCGGTGAATATGGGCAAGCTGATGAACCGCACCCCGGCGCGCTTGTCGGTCTATAATGCTCCGCCGTGGAATGATCCGAAGTACGCCATCTTCACGAAGGCCCTGCAGGACGCCAGGTCGCTTCCCGGCATCGCCAACTGGGCCGGCATCCAGACGGTGATCATCACGGAAGCGCAACGGATCCTGGTCGGGCAGCTGACTCCGCAGCAGGCGGCGGATTCCATGGCAAAGCAGATCGACGCGATCCAGGCGCACACGCCGTGA
- a CDS encoding SRPBCC domain-containing protein yields MKFSYSIPYDRPAAEVWESLQDTERLIRCIPGCEDVEPARAGTDGAATEQDVEVYRVRMTTGLGPVRLRATGTARVRRDPAGRSMTAEISLSDPRAGSVYGSMGLEVRAAGESHCELALAADIVLASKIGEFAQPILRHKADLTVREFARNLIGTL; encoded by the coding sequence GTGAAGTTCTCCTACTCCATTCCGTATGACCGTCCGGCCGCCGAGGTCTGGGAATCCCTCCAAGACACCGAGCGGCTGATTCGCTGCATTCCCGGATGCGAGGACGTCGAGCCGGCGCGAGCCGGCACGGACGGGGCCGCGACGGAGCAGGACGTGGAGGTCTACCGGGTGCGCATGACGACCGGGCTCGGGCCGGTCCGCCTGCGCGCGACCGGAACCGCCCGAGTGCGGAGAGATCCGGCCGGCCGCTCCATGACGGCGGAGATTTCGCTGAGCGACCCTCGCGCCGGGTCGGTCTACGGCAGCATGGGCCTCGAGGTGCGCGCAGCCGGCGAGAGCCACTGCGAGCTCGCCCTGGCGGCCGACATCGTGCTCGCGAGCAAGATCGGAGAGTTCGCCCAGCCGATCCTGCGGCATAAAGCCGACCTGACCGTGCGGGAGTTTGCCCGGAATCTCATCGGAACGCTGTGA
- a CDS encoding xanthine dehydrogenase family protein subunit M, whose protein sequence is MHPFEYVAPERLEHALERLAGAGDETILLGGGTATVLLMKQDLIAPAVVIDLGRIQELRGIDARRDRGLRLGATCRLEELEDSPALRTAYPVLARTAHGVGNVRVRHVATLGGNLVHADPAGDLPPVLMALGATVTLASRQGTRRLPLDTFYKGFMETEIRRDEVLTEVELPPPPAGLRATYIKFTPRSQDDYGTVNVACALVLENGVCRSAALVLGGVGATPLRIRSAETHLSGHPLTDARVAEASGLAADAIDPWEDLRGGAEYKRAMARVWTARALAALGRDAPGPAAAP, encoded by the coding sequence ATGCACCCGTTTGAGTACGTTGCGCCAGAGCGGCTCGAGCACGCGCTCGAGCGGCTGGCGGGGGCCGGCGACGAGACGATCCTCCTCGGAGGCGGGACCGCCACCGTGCTGCTGATGAAGCAGGACCTGATCGCTCCCGCCGTGGTCATCGACCTGGGGCGCATTCAGGAGCTCCGCGGGATCGACGCGCGGCGGGACCGCGGGCTTCGGCTGGGCGCCACCTGCCGGCTCGAGGAGCTGGAGGACTCGCCGGCCCTGAGGACGGCGTACCCGGTGCTCGCGCGCACGGCGCACGGGGTGGGCAACGTCCGCGTCCGCCACGTGGCGACGCTCGGCGGCAACCTCGTGCATGCGGACCCCGCTGGGGATCTGCCGCCGGTGCTGATGGCGCTCGGCGCGACGGTGACGCTCGCGAGCCGGCAGGGCACGCGGCGGCTTCCACTCGATACGTTCTACAAGGGTTTCATGGAGACCGAGATCCGGCGCGATGAGGTGCTGACGGAAGTGGAGTTGCCGCCGCCGCCCGCGGGCCTCCGCGCCACGTACATCAAGTTCACGCCCCGCAGCCAGGACGACTACGGCACCGTGAACGTCGCGTGTGCGCTCGTGCTCGAGAACGGCGTCTGCCGCTCGGCGGCGCTGGTGCTCGGGGGGGTGGGAGCGACGCCGCTCCGCATCCGCTCGGCGGAGACGCACCTCAGCGGCCACCCGCTCACCGACGCGCGCGTCGCGGAAGCCTCGGGCCTCGCGGCCGATGCGATCGACCCGTGGGAAGACCTCCGAGGCGGCGCCGAGTACAAGCGGGCGATGGCCCGCGTGTGGACGGCGCGCGCCCTGGCCGCGCTGGGACGCGACGCGCCGGGGCCGGCGGCCGCGCCGTGA
- a CDS encoding (2Fe-2S)-binding protein — MADAAPVHETTIRLRVNGREVEARMGTDVLLIEFLRDRLGLTGTKESCSVGVCGACTVLVDGGPVSSCLSLAVLARDRDVWTVEGLTERLEEADPSGRLRRFLDVRRAFLEQEGLQCGICTPGVVVSAYALLQKIPRPTNEEIADWMAGSLCRCTGYQSIVRSIRAAAGLSPTEDALEEDPASEPGGRRGGSRGVESDDAPV; from the coding sequence GTGGCTGACGCGGCGCCGGTCCATGAGACCACGATCCGCCTGCGGGTCAACGGCCGGGAGGTCGAGGCGCGCATGGGGACGGACGTCCTCCTCATCGAGTTCCTGCGGGACCGGCTGGGGCTCACCGGCACGAAAGAGAGCTGTAGCGTAGGGGTGTGCGGCGCCTGCACCGTCCTGGTTGACGGCGGCCCGGTCAGCTCGTGTCTCTCGCTTGCGGTGCTCGCCCGGGACCGAGACGTCTGGACCGTCGAGGGCTTGACGGAACGGTTGGAGGAGGCGGACCCATCCGGGAGGCTCCGGCGCTTCCTGGACGTGCGGCGCGCGTTTCTCGAGCAAGAGGGGTTGCAATGCGGCATCTGCACCCCCGGAGTGGTCGTGTCGGCGTACGCGCTCCTCCAGAAGATCCCCCGGCCTACGAACGAGGAGATCGCCGACTGGATGGCGGGCAGCCTCTGCCGTTGCACGGGATACCAGTCGATCGTGCGCTCCATCCGGGCGGCGGCGGGGCTCTCCCCGACCGAAGACGCCTTGGAGGAGGACCCTGCGTCGGAGCCGGGCGGCCGGCGGGGCGGGAGCCGCGGGGTGGAGAGCGACGATGCACCCGTTTGA